The Marivivens sp. LCG002 genome contains a region encoding:
- a CDS encoding cytochrome c oxidase assembly protein, producing MTLFPNIKGPKRTVIQLVSVVFIMGALAWASVPFYSWFCRVTGFGGATNIATSESDVILDQEITIRFDASTDRDMPWQFTPSQREMTVKIGQTALAFYEAHNPTDKPVAGQAAYNVTPYAAGGFFDKIECFCFTEQVLQPGETVQMPVSFFVDPAIVEDREGKYVHTITLSYTFYQIDLPEEERQAALDIEAPVATTDLN from the coding sequence ATGACGCTTTTCCCGAATATCAAAGGACCAAAGCGGACTGTTATCCAACTCGTAAGCGTCGTGTTCATCATGGGCGCTTTGGCCTGGGCCTCGGTCCCGTTCTACTCGTGGTTCTGCCGTGTCACCGGATTTGGCGGTGCGACCAATATCGCGACCTCGGAGAGCGATGTGATCCTCGATCAAGAGATCACGATCCGCTTCGATGCGTCGACCGATCGCGACATGCCTTGGCAGTTCACCCCGTCGCAGCGTGAAATGACCGTGAAGATCGGCCAGACCGCACTTGCGTTTTACGAAGCACATAACCCGACCGACAAGCCGGTTGCCGGTCAGGCCGCTTATAACGTGACCCCCTATGCAGCAGGCGGGTTCTTCGACAAGATCGAATGCTTCTGCTTTACCGAGCAGGTGCTTCAACCCGGCGAGACGGTGCAAATGCCCGTAAGCTTCTTTGTTGATCCCGCAATTGTCGAGGACCGCGAAGGAAAATACGTGCATACCATCACGCTGAGTTATACCTTTTACCAGATCGACCTGCCCGAGGAAGAACGGCAAGCTGCTCTGGACATCGAGGCGCCCGTCGCCACCACTGACCTGAATTAA
- the coxB gene encoding cytochrome c oxidase subunit II: MRMTNFVTKLAAAAGLILSGAAASAQAVNQKLEIIGQPTPDAMGFQPASTELARDLQWLDGLILFIITGIVIFVCALLVWVIVRYNRRSNPNPATFTHNSPLEIAWTIIPIAILVFIGSFSLPVLFKQQEIPQGDVTIKVTGYQWYWGYEYVDEGIAFDSYMIGADANNMLTPEVSAQLAEAGYTDQQFLLATDTAVVVPVGKTIVMQVTGADVIHSWTIPAFGVKQDAVPGRLAQLWFAAEKEGIYFGQCSELCGIAHAYMPITVKVVSEEAYAEWLEAAKAENGV; this comes from the coding sequence ATGCGAATGACCAACTTTGTCACCAAGCTTGCGGCAGCTGCCGGGCTGATCCTTTCGGGCGCCGCAGCCTCCGCTCAAGCGGTAAACCAGAAACTGGAAATCATCGGCCAGCCGACCCCGGATGCAATGGGCTTCCAGCCTGCATCGACCGAGCTTGCTCGTGACCTTCAATGGCTCGACGGCCTGATCCTTTTCATCATCACGGGCATCGTGATCTTTGTGTGCGCGCTGCTCGTTTGGGTGATCGTGCGCTACAACCGCCGTTCGAACCCGAACCCCGCGACGTTTACGCACAACTCGCCGCTTGAAATCGCATGGACGATCATCCCGATCGCGATCCTTGTTTTCATCGGCTCGTTCTCGCTTCCGGTTCTGTTCAAGCAGCAGGAAATCCCGCAAGGCGACGTGACCATCAAGGTCACCGGCTACCAGTGGTATTGGGGTTATGAGTATGTTGACGAAGGTATCGCCTTTGACAGCTACATGATCGGTGCCGATGCGAACAACATGCTGACGCCCGAAGTTTCGGCCCAGCTTGCCGAAGCAGGTTACACCGACCAGCAGTTCCTTCTTGCCACCGATACCGCAGTGGTCGTCCCCGTCGGCAAGACCATCGTCATGCAGGTGACGGGTGCGGATGTGATCCACTCCTGGACCATCCCCGCGTTTGGCGTGAAGCAGGACGCCGTTCCCGGCCGTCTTGCCCAGCTTTGGTTCGCGGCAGAGAAAGAAGGCATCTACTTCGGCCAGTGCTCGGAACTTTGCGGTATCGCGCACGCCTATATGCCGATCACCGTCAAGGTGGTCAGCGAAGAAGCCTATGCCGAGTGGCTTGAAGCCGCCAAGGCAGAGAACGGCGTCTAA
- the tldD gene encoding metalloprotease TldD has translation MTQDAFRPFETNLDQDSALKLLQEATLGADDGELFLERRRSEVLSYDDGRVKTASYNASEGFGLRAVRGETAGYAHSTTIDENAIKRAVATARLAIGEGGGTLAQAPRPTNVKLYTDDDPIAQATFPAKIDVLKEIDAFARDLDPRVVQVSATVAASLQEVVILRPEGTMVTDTRPMSRVNVSVIVEENGRRESGGHGGGGREGLIGLISRDNWEPAVREALRVALVNLEAEAAPAGVMDVVLGNGWPGVLLHEAVGHGLEGDFNRKGSSAFTGLVGQQVAAKGVTVLDDGTIPGRRGSITVDDEGTPSGKNVLIEDGILVGYMQDRQNARLMGVPATGNGRRESFEHMPMPRMTNTYMLGGDATRAELISELKDGIYAVGFSGGQVDITNGKFVFSCTEAYRVKDGKIGAPVKGATLIGDGPAAMKKIRGIGNDMALDPGIGNCGKAGQWVPVGVGQPSLLIGGLTVGGSGA, from the coding sequence ATGACACAAGACGCTTTTCGCCCCTTCGAGACCAATTTGGACCAAGATTCGGCCCTGAAACTGCTTCAAGAGGCGACTCTGGGCGCGGATGACGGCGAATTGTTTCTGGAGCGTCGCCGCTCCGAGGTGCTCTCTTACGACGATGGTCGCGTCAAAACAGCCAGTTACAACGCCTCCGAGGGATTCGGTCTTCGTGCGGTGCGCGGCGAAACAGCGGGCTATGCCCATTCGACTACCATTGACGAAAACGCGATCAAGCGCGCTGTTGCGACCGCCCGCCTTGCCATCGGCGAAGGTGGCGGCACTTTGGCGCAGGCGCCGCGTCCGACCAACGTCAAGCTCTACACCGATGATGACCCGATCGCCCAAGCGACCTTTCCCGCCAAAATCGACGTCCTCAAGGAAATCGATGCGTTTGCACGTGACCTCGACCCGCGCGTCGTTCAGGTCTCGGCGACCGTAGCCGCCTCGCTTCAGGAAGTGGTGATTCTCCGTCCCGAAGGCACTATGGTGACCGATACCCGCCCGATGAGCCGTGTAAACGTCTCGGTCATCGTCGAGGAAAACGGCCGTCGGGAAAGCGGCGGCCACGGCGGAGGTGGCCGAGAGGGCCTCATCGGTCTGATCAGCCGCGACAACTGGGAACCCGCCGTGCGCGAAGCGCTTCGGGTGGCGCTCGTCAATCTCGAAGCCGAAGCCGCGCCTGCAGGCGTTATGGATGTCGTGCTGGGGAACGGCTGGCCCGGGGTCTTGCTGCACGAAGCTGTCGGTCACGGGCTTGAAGGCGACTTCAACCGCAAGGGATCAAGCGCCTTCACAGGGCTGGTCGGTCAGCAGGTCGCGGCCAAGGGGGTCACCGTTCTGGATGACGGCACGATTCCCGGACGTCGCGGTTCCATCACGGTCGACGACGAAGGCACCCCATCGGGCAAGAACGTTCTGATCGAAGACGGGATTCTGGTCGGCTATATGCAAGACCGCCAGAACGCCAGACTGATGGGCGTGCCCGCAACCGGAAACGGTCGCCGCGAAAGCTTTGAGCACATGCCCATGCCGCGCATGACGAACACCTATATGCTCGGCGGGGACGCGACCCGTGCCGAGCTGATCTCCGAACTCAAGGACGGAATCTATGCGGTCGGGTTCAGCGGGGGCCAAGTCGATATCACCAACGGAAAATTCGTGTTTTCCTGCACCGAAGCCTACCGCGTCAAAGACGGCAAAATCGGCGCGCCGGTCAAGGGCGCGACCCTGATCGGCGATGGTCCTGCCGCAATGAAAAAAATCCGCGGGATCGGCAACGATATGGCGCTTGATCCGGGCATCGGAAATTGCGGCAAGGCGGGTCAATGGGTGCCCGTAGGCGTCGGTCAACCCTCGCTTCTGATC
- the cyoE gene encoding heme o synthase codes for MTDVNMQDTTYEAGMGDYFALLKPRVMSLVVFTALVGLFVAPVPVHPFIAFVGILCVAVGAGASGALNMWWDADIDRIMRRTAKRPIPSGRVQPEEALAIGLALSGFSVVLLALATNFLAAFLLAFTIFFYAVVYSMWLKRSTPQNIVIGGLSGALPPMIGWAIATGSISVESVLMTALIFMWTPPHFWALAIFVKSDYGNAGVPMLTETHGRRVTRNHIMGYMVALVPVSLAIAFTSIGGPIYLAVALIWNGWFLSACYKVWRRDEEVAESDGFAAERAAFKVSLAYLFLHFVALFAEAALAPLGFGGWSWL; via the coding sequence ATGACCGACGTGAATATGCAAGACACGACATACGAGGCAGGGATGGGCGACTACTTCGCGCTTCTCAAGCCGCGCGTCATGTCGCTTGTCGTGTTCACCGCTTTGGTGGGCCTCTTTGTGGCACCCGTTCCGGTGCATCCGTTCATCGCCTTTGTCGGCATCCTTTGTGTCGCTGTCGGCGCCGGTGCTTCGGGCGCGTTGAACATGTGGTGGGACGCGGACATCGACCGCATCATGCGCCGCACCGCCAAGCGCCCGATCCCCTCGGGCCGTGTGCAACCCGAAGAGGCTTTGGCCATCGGTCTTGCGCTCTCGGGTTTTTCGGTTGTGCTTCTGGCGTTGGCCACCAACTTTCTGGCGGCCTTCCTGCTTGCCTTTACCATTTTCTTCTATGCAGTCGTCTATTCGATGTGGCTCAAGCGCTCGACGCCGCAGAACATCGTGATCGGCGGACTTTCCGGCGCCTTGCCGCCCATGATCGGTTGGGCGATTGCCACGGGTTCGATCAGCGTTGAATCGGTCTTGATGACTGCCCTGATCTTTATGTGGACGCCGCCCCATTTCTGGGCGCTCGCGATTTTCGTGAAATCGGACTATGGCAATGCGGGTGTGCCGATGCTCACCGAAACCCATGGCCGCCGCGTAACGCGCAACCACATCATGGGCTATATGGTTGCTCTTGTGCCCGTTTCGCTTGCCATCGCGTTTACCTCGATCGGTGGCCCGATTTATCTTGCGGTTGCGCTGATCTGGAACGGCTGGTTCCTGAGCGCATGTTACAAGGTGTGGCGCCGCGATGAAGAGGTCGCCGAATCGGACGGCTTTGCGGCCGAGCGCGCAGCTTTCAAAGTATCGCTTGCCTATCTCTTCCTACACTTCGTAGCTTTGTTCGCCGAAGCCGCCCTTGCCCCCCTTGGATTTGGAGGCTGGTCATGGCTCTGA
- a CDS encoding SURF1 family protein, whose translation MRRILFLLTFGLGGLAILLWLGFWQVQRLDWKRDILDLIQSRIDAPAVSIPADPNEDTMEYGSVTAVIDPYGPELHVLSSGTGAGTGYRVIRAAKIEDGRSIMVDFGVLPLEAKELPPFDGRQEITGNLLWPDDKNDSTPAPDLGRNIWFARNVTDMAQALDTSEIMVVLRSSSNPDPRLTPVPVDTSGIKNDHREYAITWFLLAAVWAVMTGFFVKRTAARKD comes from the coding sequence ATGCGCCGAATTCTCTTTCTTTTGACCTTTGGCCTCGGTGGGCTTGCGATCCTTCTCTGGCTCGGCTTCTGGCAGGTTCAGCGTCTGGATTGGAAACGCGACATTCTGGACCTCATCCAGAGCAGAATCGACGCGCCTGCCGTTTCGATCCCCGCCGATCCGAATGAAGACACGATGGAGTATGGCTCCGTTACTGCGGTCATTGATCCTTATGGCCCCGAGCTGCATGTCCTCTCTTCGGGGACGGGCGCCGGAACAGGGTATCGGGTGATCCGTGCCGCCAAGATCGAGGACGGCCGTTCCATCATGGTCGATTTCGGTGTGCTCCCGCTTGAAGCCAAGGAACTTCCGCCCTTTGACGGGCGGCAAGAGATCACAGGCAATCTGCTTTGGCCCGACGACAAGAATGATTCCACGCCCGCGCCCGATCTGGGACGCAATATCTGGTTTGCGCGCAATGTGACGGATATGGCGCAAGCGCTCGATACCTCGGAAATCATGGTTGTTCTGAGGAGTTCGAGCAACCCTGACCCGCGTCTCACGCCTGTGCCGGTTGACACTTCGGGGATCAAGAACGATCACCGTGAATATGCAATCACCTGGTTCTTGCTTGCCGCTGTTTGGGCTGTGATGACAGGTTTCTTTGTAAAACGCACCGCTGCGCGAAAGGACTGA
- a CDS encoding cytochrome c oxidase subunit 3: MAHEKNHDYHILPPSIWPFVGAVSTFVMLFGAVMWMSADMPYFFLIGLLGVLYTMYAWWSDVVVESHSGDHTPVVRIGLRYGVIFFIMSEVMFFAAWFWSFFKHAMYPMGPEYPLVDGVWPPAGIETFDPWHLPLINTLILLCSGAAATWAHHAIAHENNRKDLKSGLWIAVLLGLIFTVFQAYEYSHAAFGFAGNIYGANFFMATGFHGFHVIIGTIFLAICLMRAYRGHFTKEQHLGFEAAAWYWHFVDVVWLFLFAAVYIWGQ, from the coding sequence ATGGCTCATGAAAAGAACCACGATTACCATATCCTTCCGCCGTCGATCTGGCCCTTTGTCGGCGCTGTTTCGACCTTTGTTATGCTTTTCGGCGCCGTTATGTGGATGTCGGCAGATATGCCGTATTTCTTCCTGATCGGTCTCCTCGGCGTTCTCTACACCATGTATGCATGGTGGTCCGACGTTGTGGTCGAGAGCCATTCGGGCGACCATACCCCCGTCGTACGCATCGGTCTTCGCTATGGCGTGATCTTTTTCATCATGTCGGAAGTCATGTTCTTTGCCGCATGGTTCTGGTCGTTCTTCAAGCACGCCATGTATCCGATGGGCCCCGAATACCCGCTCGTTGACGGTGTTTGGCCGCCCGCAGGTATCGAAACCTTCGATCCTTGGCACCTTCCGCTGATCAACACGCTGATCCTTCTCTGCTCGGGTGCCGCTGCAACCTGGGCGCACCATGCGATCGCGCACGAGAACAACCGCAAGGACCTCAAGTCGGGCCTCTGGATCGCTGTTCTGCTCGGTCTGATCTTCACCGTGTTCCAGGCTTATGAATACAGCCACGCTGCCTTCGGGTTTGCCGGCAACATCTATGGCGCGAACTTCTTCATGGCGACCGGCTTCCACGGCTTCCACGTCATCATCGGCACGATCTTCCTTGCGATCTGCTTGATGCGTGCCTATCGCGGCCACTTCACCAAGGAACAGCACCTCGGCTTTGAAGCTGCCGCTTGGTACTGGCACTTTGTGGACGTTGTTTGGCTCTTCCTCTTTGCTGCTGTCTACATCTGGGGTCAGTAA